One stretch of Malus domestica chromosome 14, GDT2T_hap1 DNA includes these proteins:
- the LOC108171066 gene encoding HVA22-like protein i, which translates to MLGSLLTRILIVFLGYAYPTFECYKTVEKNRVEIQELRLWCQYWIIVAMLTVLERVGDVFISWLPMYDEGKVALFIYLWCSKTKETFFVYKTFLRPYVAKYETDIDRKVLEMKARAWDLTVLYWQNFAEYGHAAFLQALRYMTAN; encoded by the exons ATGTTGGGAAGCTTGCTAACCAGAATTCTTAT AGTGTTTCTTGGGTATGCATACCCAACATTTGAGTGCTACAAAACAGTGGAGAAGAACAGAGTTGAGATTCAAGAACTCCGGCTTTGGTGTCAATACTG GATAATTGTGGCAATGCTCACAGTTCTTGAGAGGGTTGGAGATGTATTCATCTCATG GTTGCCCATGTATGATGAAGGGAAGGTGGCCCTTTTTATATACCTATGGTGTTCAAAGACCAAG GAAACTTTCTTTGTGTACAAGACCTTCCTGAGGCCATATGTAGCAAAGTATGAGACAGACATAGACAGGAAGGTGCTGGAGATGAAAGCAAGAGCCTGGGATTTGACGGTACTCTACTGGCAGAACTTCGCCGAATATGGCCACGCTGCTTTTCTCCAGGCCCTTCGGTACATGACTGCTAACTAA